Part of the Natrialbaceae archaeon AArc-T1-2 genome, TCCGATCTGAGCCGGCGACAGGCCGCCGTGGGTGCCGTCGTCCTCGTGCTCGCACTCGTCGCCGGACCGGCGGTCGCGGCGAACGCCTTCATCGTCGACGGCGGTCACGGGGACGAGAGCGAAAACGCGGTGGTCGTCGAGGATTACACCGTCACGTACGTCGAGAACGTCGAAAACGAGATGGTCTCGATCGTCGACGTCGAGGTCTTCGGCGAGGAGTCGACCGTCGAGGCAAGTGGCGTCGTCGTCTCGAGTTCGGACCGGAACGTCTGGATGGAGACGGTCTCGACGCAACGCCTCGCCTTCGACGGCGGGGCGACCATCGAGGTCGGCGGCCCGGGCTGGCGCGAGACGATCCACGTCGACCGCCGGGGCTGGTCCGCCGTCGGCAACGATACCGCCTACCAGGTCCGACTGTGGACCGACGGCGAGGATCCCCAGCTCGTGTACGCCTCCGATCCCGTCCGGGCCGACGTCCGCATCGACGGCCGGACCGTGACGGTCGTGCCTGACGGCGACGAGTTCGTCCTCGAGGTCACCGAACCGAACGAAACGACCTCGAGCGTCGTCGTTCCCGACGAGAACGAGACGGTGACGGCGGGTGGGCTCACCTTCGAGCGCGACGACGAGGGAGTCTACGCGCGTTCGGATGGCACCGAGGTGCAGGTCGCGAGCAGGGAGACGTACTAGCGCCACTCGATGCGAAAGACCTCCGCCTCGAGCTCTCGGCTCGCGTGTTCGTGAAACGGGAACCGGCGGGCGAGTTCGAACGTCGCCTGGAACGCGTGGGTGACGGTGCCGCCGTTGTCGGCGGCGAACGACTCCACGAACGCCTGGCTCCCCTCGTTGTGGATAGTGTACGAGACGGACGCGAGCTCACGAGCCGACTCGAGAAACGGGCGGTCGGCGTGGCGGTTCTGAGCGCCAAACGGCGGGTTCGAGACGACGGTCGCCTCCGAGATCGCAAGCGGCGGCCGGGTCGCATCGGCGCGGACCCAGTCGACCGCGACCGCCGACTCGAGGTCGACGCGGCGCTCGTTCTCGCGGGCGAGTACAATCGCGTCCGGGTCGAGTTCGAGCCCGACGACGCGGGTCGGCGAGAACGCGGTCGCACCGATGGCGAGCATCCCCGTCCCGGCACCGAGGTCGACGACGGACCGGCCGGTC contains:
- a CDS encoding METTL5 family protein translates to MVSRRELARRLESVTDFEAPSADLEQYLTPPEIAAHLLQFASLQDDLTGRSVVDLGAGTGMLAIGATAFSPTRVVGLELDPDAIVLARENERRVDLESAVAVDWVRADATRPPLAISEATVVSNPPFGAQNRHADRPFLESARELASVSYTIHNEGSQAFVESFAADNGGTVTHAFQATFELARRFPFHEHASRELEAEVFRIEWR